From Pan paniscus chromosome 9, NHGRI_mPanPan1-v2.0_pri, whole genome shotgun sequence, the proteins below share one genomic window:
- the LOC134731185 gene encoding basic proline-rich protein-like, producing the protein MSTTRQTPTRVGSNWRPPGLDHTDVHSLRGPPKPGLPGSGPPGPQHRPSLRPEGARSGARLRSGEALRRPARPPARKGGETCRSRPLQLGLPTYRCSVGKGKSQESGPRPVCHPPLTEQRAAPTKPSPPPLPPLPPTAASGAARRGPDCVTRSPASEAR; encoded by the coding sequence ATGAGTACAACCAGACAGACACCCACTCGCGTGGGCAGCAACTGGAGACCTCCAGGCCTAGACCACACTGATGTCCATTCTCTCCGAGGGCCTCCAAAGCCGGGCCTCCCGGGCTCCGGGCCCCCGGGTCCTCAGCACCGCCCCTCTCTCAGGCCAGAAGGTGCGCGCAGCGGCGCTAGACTTCGAAGCGGAGAGGCCCTGAGACGCCCCGCGCGTCCGCCCGCCCGGAAGGGGGGAGAAACCTGCCGGTCTCGGCCGCTGCAGCTCGGGCTCCCGACTTACCGCTGTTCGGTGGGGAAGGGGAAGTCTCAGGAGTCCGGGCCCAGGCCCGTCTGCCACCCGCCGCTCACAGAGCAGCGCGCGGCCCCCACGAAACCGTCGCCGCCGCCGCTACCACCCCTGCCACCGACCGCCGCTTCGGGCGCAGCGCGCAGAGGGCCCGACTGCGTCACACGCAGCCCGGCGTCAGAGGCTCGTTGA